The Rouxiella sp. WC2420 region AACAGGTTGTTTAAGCATTGGTTGTCTTCCTCTGATGCCGCTGTCATTGCAGGCTTTTCATACTCAATAATGTTTAACATAACCCTTCCCGTTGTTGTAATGTCAGACTGTTTTATAACCAGTTGACGAAAAGCGTTTCATCTAACCAGGGAAAACGCACTTCGCGCATCGGCCAAGTCAGGTCACGTAATAGAATATCGATAGCATCGTCATCGGCGGTCAACGTCCAACCGCGTTTCATAAGCGTCAGTTCACCGCCGCGCTGTAAAAACATTTGTCGAATATCGTTGGGTGAACAGCGGTGCAGGCTGGGAATAAGCATCGGTAGCGTGGAATGAAACAGGGTAATTTCTTGCTCGATAGCCTCATCGGGCGGAAACCATTCCAGCGCAGTGTCCTGCGGCCATCCGCACAGCCACTGTGTAAACGGCGTGCGCCATTCGGCTGCCATACCGTCTTGCCAGATAAGATGGTCTAGCCAGCACACCGCCTTATTGCGGGCTGTCTGTGAAATAAAGGCCTTGTTGTGGAGTAATCCCCATTGGTCGAACAGGCGCGGCAACAGCGGCCAAAGCAGAACGATCCCCGCATTGCTGACTGCCAATGGATCGTTCTCGACAAGATGTTTTACCTGGCTGAGGTCTTTGGACTCCGGGCGAGTGTGTTCGTCGGCATGTTCTGGTAATGCGCTGTCTTTGAGCGCGATAGTCTTTTCGATAGTGCTAAACGGAATGTCGCCCCGTTCGATCGACACCAAAGCCGGAAATTCTCTGAGCAGTGCGAGAGCGTGAGTTTTGGTCAGCTCTTTTTCAATATTTTTAAAACCCAGGGCGTACTGCAGCAGCGGCACCAGCTTCTCGCGCTCAGCGTGATTGAGCCCTGAAATCAGCGTGACGCTGAGTCGCGGCAGATTTTCCAGCTTTTTCATGCTGTACAACAAGATACGCGAATAGGCGGAGGAGGCGGTCAGCAGGATGCCAAGCCAGCGCTGCCATTCCCTCAACGAAGTTGGCCAGAGGATATCCTGTTCTGCCAGTGCCAGCGTGGGGTAACCGATTTGCTGGGTGAGGCGTTGCAGCACCATAAGCGCAATATCGCCAAGAGTAGAGTGGGGATTGTTTGCTGCCACTAACTGTCGCTCGTTGGCCGGTAATCCATCAATAAACCATTGTTGCAAACGTTTCAGTGCCGCAGGGCCAAAGGTTTGCAGCAGCCGCTGGCTGCCGCGCTTTTGCAGGCAATACTGCGCCAGTTGATAGCGCGCGTGTTCAAGAGCCACGGCGTCAAGATCGGGCATGGTGAAAAGCGACGGCATTGCACGCAGGTTCGTCAGGGGGGCAAGGCCCTGGCCTGAAGCCGATTGTCCGATGGGGGCAAGAGACAGCAACAGCATTAACCAGCCGTCTGCCCCTGCCGGAGTTGTCCATTCCTTAGGCCGTGCAAAAATACCGTTGGCTAAATAATCAGTCAGCAGGGTAAAGGGATTATCAGAGCCATTGCCTGGCGCACTTATTTCCAAAGCAGACGCTGCTTTATTATCCGGTCGTATTGGGTGAGTATTTTTTTCTAAAAATGCGCGCTGGACTGCGGGCGTCGATGCGTTAGACGCCGAGGTCAACGCCGCTGGCGTAAGAAAGCCCGGAAGTTGTTGTTTTATTTTTTCGTAGAGTTGATCTTCGAATTCATCCAAAGGAATATCGCCAAGGTCGAGCGTGATGGCGTCAATAATTTTATCACTCAACGGACTGTCGGCCTGGGATAATAATCTATGCAGCAAGCTTTTGATGCGATAATGAAATATTTCACTACACCGTTGTTGTATTTTTTTCGCCAATGCGTCATTAGTTCGCAGAGCAAAATGAATTTGTTCAATGACCTGGTTATTATTTGACAATATGCCCCCGAAGAACCCGCAAGCGTGCTGATTTATAGATTAATAATCTCAGTCTAGAATATTGGCCTAATATAAACAGGCGGAAGAGAGCCGCTTAGCCTGAGGTGAAATGCCGTGAACTAACCGCCCATTACCTGAAATTGGCTGGGCATAAACATGCCATTTCCTGGCAGCATTGGCGTTGGGTCAGGAACAGGGCTCGGCCCCGCAGGATTAATCGCCGGCGACAATCGGGTGAATAGCGCAATAAACTTTTGCCCCTTAACCATCATTGGCTTATTACCCGCGCTAATTGTCGGCAACATCTGCGGCGGCAAGAGCGAAACAATGGTCAGTTTACCCGTGCCGGGAGTAGTGAAAGCGCCATTGATATAGGTACAGTCGCCGCTTACTGTGAGGTGGTCGCCCATCACGCAGATATTTTTACCGCCAATTGTTGCCAGTCCGCTGCCGGTAATTTTAACCGGCCCAGTCATAGTGACAATCGCCGGGCCAAAGGCGGGATCAAACATCACTGTGTCACCGTTGCATAAAATAATATCTTTCATCGCCAGACCCCGGTCATATTTTCTTTAATATCCAACATACCGTACAGGCGATGTAATACATTATTGTCAAAAAGGTGATAGTTAATAATGATCGACAGTTTGCTCGGCGTAACGCGGTCTGAGGTAATGGTGATAACATCGACCACGACTCGTGGCTCATTATTCAGAATACTCACCGTTAGCGACTTTCTAATTTTCTCAAATAGCCCTTCGCCAATATTATCAAACATGTGTTGCATCAGGTCATTGCCGTATTCCATGCGCATAATACGTTCATAATATTGCGTACTTAAAAGAATGATCAGGCTTTGCTGCACGTCATTAACGCCCGAGCATAGCGTAACGCCGGATTTAACCTCGACGCCATTTTCAGTTGTTTCTTTGCCTTCTATGCAAAAAGTAGGAGGGAAAGCCCAACCTTGACCATAAATACCTTTGCTAATATCACTGTTCATATTGCATTTCTCCACTGAAGGGGGAAAGTTATGGGCCTAAATCGACTTTAGGACCCTTAATTTTGACGGTGCTCTGACCAGAAACTTCTACGCTGGCACCTTGAGCTTTGAAGGCGAGTGTTGCCTGTAGAGCCAGGCCCTGATCGGCGCTGACCTTCACTTCACCACCTTTTTGCGTCAGCGTTTTGTTGCCTTTAAGGGTGGTATCCATTGATTCAAGACTTAAGGCTTTTTT contains the following coding sequences:
- a CDS encoding GPW/gp25 family protein, with product MNSDISKGIYGQGWAFPPTFCIEGKETTENGVEVKSGVTLCSGVNDVQQSLIILLSTQYYERIMRMEYGNDLMQHMFDNIGEGLFEKIRKSLTVSILNNEPRVVVDVITITSDRVTPSKLSIIINYHLFDNNVLHRLYGMLDIKENMTGVWR
- a CDS encoding contractile injection system tape measure protein codes for the protein MSNNNQVIEQIHFALRTNDALAKKIQQRCSEIFHYRIKSLLHRLLSQADSPLSDKIIDAITLDLGDIPLDEFEDQLYEKIKQQLPGFLTPAALTSASNASTPAVQRAFLEKNTHPIRPDNKAASALEISAPGNGSDNPFTLLTDYLANGIFARPKEWTTPAGADGWLMLLLSLAPIGQSASGQGLAPLTNLRAMPSLFTMPDLDAVALEHARYQLAQYCLQKRGSQRLLQTFGPAALKRLQQWFIDGLPANERQLVAANNPHSTLGDIALMVLQRLTQQIGYPTLALAEQDILWPTSLREWQRWLGILLTASSAYSRILLYSMKKLENLPRLSVTLISGLNHAEREKLVPLLQYALGFKNIEKELTKTHALALLREFPALVSIERGDIPFSTIEKTIALKDSALPEHADEHTRPESKDLSQVKHLVENDPLAVSNAGIVLLWPLLPRLFDQWGLLHNKAFISQTARNKAVCWLDHLIWQDGMAAEWRTPFTQWLCGWPQDTALEWFPPDEAIEQEITLFHSTLPMLIPSLHRCSPNDIRQMFLQRGGELTLMKRGWTLTADDDAIDILLRDLTWPMREVRFPWLDETLFVNWL